One Parageobacillus sp. KH3-4 genomic region harbors:
- a CDS encoding amino acid ABC transporter permease — translation MDFIGAYSPAHLAFLLQGFLVTLEVAFISIIFSFIFGIIIGVIRYTKIPGISQIFAVIVETIRNLPLLLIIFFTYFALPEVGLKLDKFYAAIVALVVFESAMLSEIVRGGLNSIDKGQIEAARSSGLTYIQTLWYIVLPQALRRMVPPIVSQFISLLKDTSLAIVIALPELMNHAQIINGRNVNYVIPIFILVALMYFVVNYSLSLVSRRLEYKQR, via the coding sequence ATGGACTTTATCGGCGCATACTCTCCAGCGCATCTCGCCTTTTTGCTACAAGGATTTTTGGTGACATTGGAAGTTGCGTTTATCTCCATTATTTTTAGTTTTATCTTCGGGATTATCATCGGTGTGATACGCTATACAAAAATCCCTGGCATTTCGCAAATTTTCGCTGTCATCGTAGAAACGATTCGCAATCTTCCACTTCTTTTAATTATTTTCTTTACGTATTTCGCGCTGCCAGAAGTAGGATTAAAGCTTGATAAATTTTACGCGGCCATTGTCGCCCTTGTCGTTTTTGAATCGGCGATGCTATCGGAAATCGTCCGAGGCGGATTAAACTCGATTGACAAAGGACAAATCGAAGCGGCGCGCTCATCTGGGCTCACCTATATCCAAACGTTATGGTATATCGTCTTGCCGCAAGCATTGCGTCGCATGGTGCCGCCGATTGTCAGCCAATTTATTTCACTGCTGAAAGACACGTCGTTAGCGATCGTTATCGCTCTCCCGGAATTAATGAATCATGCGCAAATTATTAACGGAAGAAATGTCAATTATGTGATACCGATTTTTATTCTCGTCGCGCTCATGTATTTTGTTGTCAATTATTCATTATCCCTTGTTTCCAGAAGGCTTGAATATAAACAGCGTTAA
- a CDS encoding response regulator, which translates to MPLRFFLIEDDAVVRKMLEKIITENQLGEVVGQAEDGLDVSADQLYSVDVVLIDLLMPGRDGIQTMKKLKEEGFTGQFVMISQVENKEMVGQAYLHGVDTYIQKPINRHEVVAVLKRVAEHISISHSLDSIRQLLKTLDQANTPPSPLHQTEQTPLEQQAQHLLLLLGIAGEAGASDLLLIMRWLAEKEKQGQTIHELPPLKELYTELVRQTHDPLRDESAIQKEVRAMEQRIRRIVLQAFTHLSSLGLTDYTNPTFEHFAPRLFDFAEIRRRMKELEAGEKTTKCRINVRKFLTAFYMEVKK; encoded by the coding sequence ATGCCTCTTCGTTTTTTTCTGATTGAAGACGACGCCGTCGTGCGAAAAATGCTTGAAAAAATTATTACGGAAAACCAGCTCGGGGAAGTCGTTGGACAAGCGGAAGACGGCTTGGACGTATCAGCAGACCAATTATATTCCGTTGACGTAGTGCTCATCGATTTATTAATGCCAGGACGCGATGGAATTCAAACGATGAAAAAATTAAAAGAGGAAGGGTTTACTGGACAGTTTGTCATGATTTCCCAAGTGGAAAATAAAGAAATGGTTGGACAGGCATACCTTCACGGCGTCGATACGTACATTCAAAAGCCGATTAACCGTCACGAAGTGGTAGCGGTATTGAAGCGGGTAGCGGAACATATCTCTATCTCTCACTCCCTTGATTCGATTCGGCAGCTATTGAAGACGTTAGATCAAGCGAATACTCCCCCTTCCCCTTTGCATCAAACCGAACAAACACCATTGGAACAACAAGCGCAGCATCTCCTTCTTCTGTTAGGTATTGCTGGGGAAGCGGGAGCATCAGATTTATTGCTTATCATGCGCTGGCTGGCGGAAAAAGAAAAACAAGGACAGACGATTCACGAACTGCCCCCTTTAAAAGAATTATACACAGAGCTTGTGCGGCAAACGCACGACCCTCTTCGTGATGAATCAGCAATACAAAAGGAAGTTCGCGCTATGGAACAACGCATTCGCCGCATCGTGTTGCAAGCTTTTACCCATTTATCTTCCCTCGGGCTCACGGACTATACAAATCCTACTTTTGAGCACTTCGCTCCCCGGCTTTTTGATTTTGCGGAAATCCGGAGGCGTATGAAAGAGCTCGAAGCGGGAGAAAAAACAACAAAAT
- a CDS encoding ATP-binding protein has protein sequence MREQLLIVVFLILATAFFGEMKVNPFNSSFRFSLGSAVFFFGLISFATISPIFIGVCAGLFVAGFRIVLDMLTGQTTLSDSLLVHIPAAFYYISFALIARIINFRRFMEFPIRAGLLGAALDFTSNAVELFFRHFFGEPFALTYQIIAMMLLFGILRSFCVIGLYNIFMIRHLRTLGEARQQELERLMMINTGLYEETFYLQKSIAYIEEITRKSYDLYSLLVEGKKVEPHSALYIAEHIHEVKKDVQRIFSGLSKLIGQEPLRRRLPINELCGMVIRANKKYAELLGKKIQFTQACHVDLSTDHVYALLSVLNNLVANAVEAIPSSGSIHLQAELEQSDLVFEVTDSGIGITKEDADWIFHPGFTTKYDQHGNPSTGIGLTHARDIVQSLHGHIQLVGSKPGQTTFRLVIPTCQLLRKEERQ, from the coding sequence ATGCGTGAACAGCTTTTGATCGTAGTGTTTCTTATATTGGCTACCGCTTTCTTTGGGGAAATGAAAGTAAATCCGTTTAATAGTTCGTTTCGCTTTTCATTAGGCAGCGCCGTATTTTTTTTCGGGCTCATTTCATTCGCAACGATTTCGCCAATTTTTATCGGTGTTTGCGCAGGATTATTCGTAGCCGGATTTCGTATTGTCCTTGACATGCTGACAGGGCAAACGACGTTGTCCGATAGTCTTCTCGTCCATATACCGGCTGCGTTTTATTACATTAGTTTCGCATTGATTGCCAGAATCATTAACTTCCGCCGTTTTATGGAGTTTCCGATTCGCGCCGGATTGCTTGGCGCCGCTCTTGATTTTACTTCCAATGCAGTCGAACTTTTCTTTCGCCATTTCTTTGGCGAGCCATTCGCGTTGACATACCAAATCATTGCGATGATGTTGTTGTTTGGCATTTTGCGGAGCTTCTGCGTCATTGGCCTATACAATATTTTTATGATAAGGCATCTGCGCACCCTAGGAGAAGCGCGGCAACAGGAACTTGAACGTCTTATGATGATTAATACGGGGCTATATGAGGAAACATTCTACTTGCAAAAATCAATAGCATACATCGAAGAAATCACTCGGAAAAGTTATGATTTGTACTCGCTTCTCGTGGAAGGAAAAAAGGTCGAGCCTCATTCCGCGCTCTATATCGCCGAGCATATCCATGAAGTAAAAAAGGATGTGCAGCGCATTTTTTCAGGCTTATCAAAATTAATCGGACAAGAACCGCTGCGGCGTCGCCTTCCGATCAACGAACTTTGCGGAATGGTCATACGCGCTAACAAAAAATACGCCGAACTATTAGGAAAAAAGATTCAGTTTACTCAAGCGTGCCATGTTGATTTATCGACCGACCACGTTTACGCCCTGCTCTCCGTATTAAACAACTTAGTCGCCAACGCCGTGGAAGCCATTCCGTCATCCGGCTCGATTCATCTGCAAGCAGAATTGGAGCAAAGCGATCTCGTTTTTGAAGTGACGGACTCTGGAATAGGCATTACGAAGGAAGATGCTGACTGGATTTTTCATCCTGGCTTTACGACAAAATACGATCAACACGGAAACCCGTCAACCGGAATCGGTCTCACCCATGCGCGGGACATTGTGCAAAGCCTTCATGGACATATACAGCTTGTCGGCAGCAAGCCCGGACAAACCACATTTCGTCTGGTCATTCCTACCTGTCAGTTGCTGCGAAAGGAGGAACGCCAATAA